From the genome of Gemmatimonadota bacterium, one region includes:
- the tsaD gene encoding tRNA (adenosine(37)-N6)-threonylcarbamoyltransferase complex transferase subunit TsaD has translation MHILGIDTSCDETAAAVVRDETTVLSNVISSQGIHVEYGGVVPELASRAHLALLLPAIESALQQASCEPDGLDAIAVTYGPGLAGCLLIGLSTVKSIAMAMGKPLVGVNHIEGHVFAGRLADGELAPPFIALVVSGGHTQLVLVEDWGRYRILGNTRDDAAGEAFDKVARLMRIGYPGGPVIDRLSRDGDPGFLDFPRTYLDPDGFEFSFSGLKNAIRMYLSGQTEAEIDRDRAHIAASFQEAVVDVLVDKAVAAASAAGVDAILITGGVACNSRLRERMTEKGAESGLRVVYPPPILCTDNGAMIAAAGAYRFRNGQRDGLSISVQPRARLADVNGAGPNGGTGRP, from the coding sequence ATGCACATCCTCGGAATCGATACCTCCTGTGATGAAACCGCGGCCGCCGTCGTACGCGATGAAACGACCGTCCTGTCCAACGTGATCTCCTCGCAGGGCATACACGTCGAATACGGGGGCGTCGTGCCGGAATTGGCCTCCCGGGCCCACCTGGCCCTTCTGCTGCCCGCGATCGAATCGGCCTTGCAACAGGCCTCCTGCGAACCCGACGGCCTGGACGCCATCGCCGTGACCTATGGCCCCGGTCTGGCGGGCTGTCTGCTGATCGGACTTTCCACGGTCAAATCCATCGCGATGGCCATGGGGAAACCCCTGGTCGGCGTAAACCACATCGAGGGCCACGTGTTCGCGGGGCGTCTGGCCGACGGGGAACTCGCCCCGCCCTTCATCGCGCTCGTCGTATCCGGCGGACACACGCAACTGGTGCTCGTCGAGGACTGGGGCCGGTATCGCATCCTGGGCAACACGCGCGATGACGCGGCCGGCGAGGCCTTCGACAAGGTCGCCAGGCTGATGCGGATCGGGTATCCCGGCGGCCCCGTCATCGACCGGTTGTCGCGCGACGGAGACCCCGGGTTCCTGGACTTTCCCCGGACCTATCTGGATCCGGACGGTTTCGAGTTCAGTTTCAGCGGCCTGAAGAACGCCATACGCATGTATCTTTCGGGACAGACCGAAGCGGAGATCGACCGCGACCGCGCCCACATCGCCGCGTCCTTCCAGGAAGCCGTCGTAGACGTGCTGGTCGACAAGGCCGTGGCCGCCGCCTCGGCCGCCGGCGTAGACGCCATTCTGATCACGGGAGGCGTGGCGTGCAACAGCCGGCTGCGCGAGCGGATGACGGAAAAAGGCGCCGAATCGGGGCTCCGGGTGGTCTATCCCCCGCCCATTCTGTGCACGGACAACGGCGCCATGATCGCGGCGGCCGGGGCCTACCGGTTTCGCAACGGGCAGCGGGACGGACTCTCGATTTCCGTCCAGCCCCGCGCGCGCCTGGCGGATGTAAACGGCGCAGGGCCGAACGGTGGGACAGGGCGGCCATGA
- a CDS encoding TonB-dependent receptor has protein sequence MRITSVVLLLLFSVWPAAAQETGSLAGRIAADDGMALFGANITVAGDAIEGLRGTTTDGEGAFRIDGLPPGVYEVTASFLGYESVTTAGVMIRGGQTTTLDVGLAATTLIGEQVVVSASRKQEKLLDAPASISVVELDEIMNRPSLSVTDYIKDLGGVDQAKVGVSQSSTVIRGFNRTFTGSLLQMVDNRIARIASLRLNMGSAIPLTSEDIQRIEVVRGPGSALYGPNSANGVMHIVTRSPIGSEGNAVSLYGGERSLRKATFRHASSVDGKIGFKVSGEYSKAREWEYEDALEVIPRDNDNERLLGEVRIDLRPTDDLSIIGSAGYSRIKAIQMTGQGAAQAVDWSTRFFQARSQYKGWFAQIFLNMNDAGDTKLLRTTQPIVDTSRLTVMQLQHNLALGDRQQFTYGADVLLTRPNTGNTTHGQFEDRDNLDEYGLYVQSETTLNDQVSLMLAGRLDEHSKIEDPVFSPRAALVIKPSPESTLRLTYNRAFGTPSSVHYFLDLIAGSDPFGLGANFAALGLGPDRTIDLRTQGVNSQFTFRRGDNGLPMYRSPFAPVAGLPADTYLPMNDPASTNLLWGVARGAVLAQLTPQLQGLAVPIITQYLISLGLPAPNAAQLAAQQAAGLAAAFPGVIPSALPGLTNALGVLDTGTGTFNPVDPASVRDVDPMRPSITETFEVGYKGVVGNKLVLTADFYRNKIHDFISSIHIVTPNVFLDPGPLASALGAGIAQQLALPENAQLAGALAVLDDPATGVGGDGSGSPVDELTRIFVSTAAAIPYGTVTPEEATDPNAVMLTYRNFGEVSYYGTDLGFSYYPNDIWNLSGSYSFINENLFEKVDGIDDIPLNAPKHKLSLALGLKPSGLPLNLGARMRYRGAFEMADGVYVGDVESHTVVDVSASYDFSKVTFSVEASNLLDKQYQAFVGAPMIGRLVMAGLAVRF, from the coding sequence ATGCGCATTACGAGCGTGGTTCTGCTCTTGCTGTTCAGTGTATGGCCGGCGGCGGCCCAGGAAACCGGCAGCCTGGCCGGCAGAATCGCCGCCGATGACGGCATGGCGCTGTTCGGCGCCAATATCACTGTCGCAGGCGATGCGATCGAAGGATTGCGGGGAACGACGACCGACGGCGAAGGGGCGTTCCGCATCGACGGCCTGCCGCCCGGTGTCTATGAGGTGACCGCTTCCTTCCTCGGTTACGAATCCGTCACCACGGCCGGCGTGATGATCCGCGGCGGCCAGACCACCACGCTGGACGTCGGCCTTGCGGCTACGACGCTGATCGGCGAGCAGGTGGTGGTTTCCGCGTCGCGCAAGCAGGAGAAGCTGCTCGACGCGCCGGCCTCCATTTCCGTGGTGGAGCTGGACGAGATCATGAACCGGCCTTCCCTGTCGGTAACCGACTATATCAAGGACCTGGGCGGCGTGGACCAGGCCAAGGTCGGCGTTTCACAGAGCTCAACCGTGATCCGGGGATTCAACCGCACCTTCACCGGATCCCTTTTGCAGATGGTGGACAACCGGATCGCGCGCATCGCCTCGCTCCGGCTCAACATGGGCAGCGCCATTCCCTTGACGAGCGAGGACATCCAGCGCATCGAGGTCGTCCGCGGGCCGGGGTCCGCCCTCTACGGTCCCAACAGCGCGAACGGGGTGATGCACATCGTGACCCGCTCGCCCATCGGTTCGGAGGGCAACGCCGTCTCCCTTTACGGCGGCGAACGCAGCCTGCGCAAGGCGACCTTCCGACACGCCAGCAGCGTCGACGGCAAAATAGGATTCAAGGTCTCCGGCGAATACTCGAAGGCCCGGGAGTGGGAATACGAAGACGCCCTGGAAGTCATTCCCCGGGACAACGACAACGAACGCCTGCTCGGGGAAGTCCGGATCGACCTGCGTCCGACCGACGACTTGTCCATCATCGGGTCGGCGGGGTATTCCCGGATCAAGGCCATCCAGATGACCGGGCAGGGCGCGGCCCAGGCCGTCGACTGGTCCACCCGGTTCTTTCAGGCCCGCTCGCAGTACAAGGGATGGTTCGCGCAGATCTTTCTCAACATGAACGACGCGGGCGATACCAAGCTCCTCCGGACCACCCAGCCGATCGTGGACACCTCGAGGTTGACCGTGATGCAGCTTCAGCACAACCTCGCGCTGGGTGACAGGCAACAGTTCACCTATGGAGCCGACGTGCTGCTGACCCGGCCGAACACCGGGAACACGACCCACGGTCAGTTCGAAGACCGCGACAACCTGGACGAATACGGGCTGTACGTGCAGAGCGAAACGACCCTGAACGACCAGGTCAGCCTGATGCTGGCCGGCCGGCTGGACGAGCACAGCAAGATCGAGGACCCGGTGTTCTCGCCCCGGGCGGCTCTGGTTATCAAGCCTTCGCCGGAGAGTACGCTCAGGTTGACGTACAACCGGGCCTTCGGCACGCCCAGTTCCGTGCATTACTTCCTCGATCTGATCGCGGGTTCCGATCCGTTCGGCCTGGGCGCGAACTTCGCCGCCCTGGGCCTGGGGCCGGACCGCACCATCGATCTGCGCACACAGGGCGTCAACTCGCAGTTCACGTTCCGGCGCGGAGACAACGGCCTGCCCATGTACCGGTCGCCCTTCGCCCCCGTGGCGGGGCTGCCCGCGGACACCTATCTGCCCATGAACGATCCGGCCAGTACCAATCTCCTCTGGGGCGTGGCCCGTGGGGCCGTGCTGGCGCAGCTTACGCCGCAGCTCCAGGGGCTGGCGGTCCCCATCATCACGCAGTACCTGATTTCGCTCGGTCTTCCGGCACCGAACGCCGCGCAGCTCGCGGCCCAGCAGGCGGCAGGGCTGGCCGCCGCGTTCCCGGGCGTCATCCCGTCCGCCCTGCCGGGGCTCACGAATGCACTGGGCGTACTGGACACGGGGACGGGTACATTCAATCCCGTAGACCCGGCATCGGTCAGGGACGTAGACCCGATGAGACCGTCCATTACCGAGACGTTTGAAGTAGGTTACAAGGGCGTCGTCGGCAACAAGCTGGTGCTGACCGCGGATTTCTACCGGAACAAGATCCACGACTTCATCAGTTCCATACACATCGTGACCCCCAACGTGTTCCTGGATCCCGGTCCGCTGGCCTCGGCCCTGGGCGCCGGTATCGCGCAGCAACTGGCCCTGCCTGAGAACGCGCAGCTGGCCGGGGCGCTCGCGGTGCTCGATGATCCGGCCACCGGCGTGGGCGGCGACGGAAGCGGGTCGCCGGTAGACGAGCTGACCCGGATCTTCGTGAGTACGGCGGCCGCGATCCCCTACGGCACGGTGACCCCGGAGGAAGCCACCGACCCCAATGCCGTGATGCTGACCTACCGCAACTTCGGTGAAGTTTCGTACTACGGTACGGATCTCGGGTTCTCCTATTATCCCAACGATATCTGGAACCTGTCGGGCAGCTATTCCTTCATCAACGAGAACCTGTTCGAGAAAGTGGACGGCATCGACGACATTCCATTGAACGCGCCAAAGCACAAGCTGTCCCTTGCGCTCGGCCTGAAGCCGTCCGGCCTGCCGCTCAACCTCGGCGCCCGCATGCGTTACCGCGGCGCTTTTGAAATGGCCGACGGCGTCTACGTCGGCGACGTGGAATCCCATACCGTCGTGGACGTGAGCGCTTCCTATGATTTCTCGAAGGTTACGTTCAGCGTGGAGGCCAGCAATCTGCTCGACAAGCAGTACCAGGCCTTCGTCGGAGCGCCGATGATCGGGCGCCTGGTCATGGCAGGTCTCGCGGTGCGTTTCTGA
- a CDS encoding proline dehydrogenase family protein, with protein sequence MSRLFFLARRFVAGESLEAAVEVVRSLNDDGLDVTLNMLGEATREREEADEAVSQYLVMLDLIRDGALQANISVKLTHLGLDIDEAYCVDNLGRILEAAKERDIFVRLDMEGSPYTQQTLDTFYSLYESHKNSGVVIQAMLLRSPHDIFVLNKIGARVRLCKGSYREPSDLALQRMPNIRGAFLSMAEQLLRDGHFPAFATHDDYLIEGVIRYAEQLEVPRDGFEFQMLYGLRQGFQKEMRGRGFRMRVYVPFGTEWMPYFYRRLRERKENVWFVLRNLVRS encoded by the coding sequence ATGAGCCGGTTGTTCTTCCTCGCCAGAAGATTCGTCGCGGGAGAATCCCTCGAGGCCGCGGTCGAAGTCGTCCGGTCGTTAAACGACGACGGGCTCGACGTGACCCTGAACATGCTCGGCGAAGCGACCCGTGAACGGGAAGAGGCGGACGAGGCCGTCAGCCAGTATCTCGTCATGCTGGACCTGATCCGGGACGGCGCGCTCCAGGCCAATATCTCCGTCAAGCTCACCCACCTGGGACTGGATATAGACGAGGCGTACTGCGTAGACAATCTGGGACGGATCCTGGAAGCCGCGAAGGAACGGGACATCTTTGTCCGGCTGGACATGGAGGGCTCGCCCTACACGCAGCAGACCCTGGATACCTTTTATAGCCTGTACGAAAGTCACAAAAACTCCGGCGTGGTGATCCAGGCCATGCTGCTGCGCAGTCCTCACGACATCTTCGTGCTCAACAAGATCGGGGCCCGCGTTCGGCTGTGCAAGGGATCCTACCGGGAACCCTCCGACCTGGCACTTCAGCGGATGCCCAACATCCGCGGCGCGTTTCTTTCTATGGCTGAACAGCTTCTGCGAGACGGCCATTTTCCCGCTTTCGCGACGCACGACGATTACCTGATCGAGGGCGTGATACGGTACGCCGAGCAACTGGAGGTCCCGCGGGATGGATTCGAGTTCCAGATGCTCTACGGTCTGCGTCAGGGGTTCCAGAAGGAAATGCGAGGAAGGGGATTCCGCATGCGCGTCTACGTGCCCTTCGGAACGGAGTGGATGCCCTACTTCTACCGGAGGCTCAGGGAACGCAAGGAAAACGTATGGTTCGTCCTGCGCAACCTGGTCCGAAGCTGA
- a CDS encoding DUF5916 domain-containing protein has protein sequence MFLNRLHRWTIMLSALIILGPVESEARQPAPEKRVYNTRHITSLPPDIDGRDDDAAWGDVEWSGDFTQLDPDDGGEPTQQTAFKILFDDHNLYVLIRAFDTEPDQITHRVTRRDDFDNDWVEIHFDSYHDKRTAFSFTLSSSGGRGDEAISNDGNDWDSSWDPVWYGASTIDEEGWLAEMRIPLSQLRFSGEEGQVWGLQVQRRLYRRQERSGWQHIQRNSPGWVSLFGELRGLEGIESSHRIEILPYVVGDLNRFQAEAQNPFRDGQRADGRIGLDGKIGLAGNITMDLAVNPDFGQVEADPSRVNLSAFELFFEERRPLFVEGKNITEFQVGGGGPFWNDRLFYSRRIGRAPQRSPDLSDGQTMDKPRNTPILAAAKITGKTPGGLSIGIVDAVTAETAARIDTKGARSEESVEPLTNYLIARLQQDFNDGGTSLGTMLTATNRNNNRDHFDFLNRAAYTGGIDFRHQWSDRTYWLNASLSFSHIRGEPEAITRVQRNSARYYQRPDADYVTLDSTLTALSGHGGSFSVGRSGNSPWNIGIGGTWRSPGLELNDVGFLRQADVFMQNSWFGYRSEKPGWIFREYNLFLNQWQGLTFGGDRKFLGGNINGGGQFNNYWWVWFNLNSEIEGLSTTALRGGPALKSPGNVEFNFDVDTDGRKPLSFGIGGGQNLRRDDAGSSRWLYLSMQYRPSNAMNIRINPFFDTARNELQYVSNKNFGDADQASQADRYLLGRVDQKTLGIGIRLNYSITNNMSIQYYGQPFVSAGHYDRFKRITDPRADRYADRFELLSDGQLAYDDADEAYRVDENMDGRTDYSFDDPDFNFLQFRSNLVLRWEYTPGSTLFLVWQQQRSRSGGTGEFDAGQDLNDLFDTYPSNIFLLKFNYWFSL, from the coding sequence TTGTTTCTGAACAGACTGCACCGGTGGACGATCATGTTGTCCGCCCTGATCATACTGGGACCCGTGGAATCCGAAGCACGCCAGCCGGCGCCGGAGAAACGGGTGTACAATACCCGGCACATCACGTCGCTGCCCCCCGACATCGACGGCAGGGACGATGATGCGGCCTGGGGCGACGTGGAGTGGTCCGGCGACTTTACCCAGCTGGACCCGGACGACGGCGGAGAACCTACACAGCAAACGGCCTTCAAGATCCTTTTCGACGACCATAACCTCTACGTGCTGATCCGGGCCTTCGATACCGAACCGGACCAGATTACCCACCGCGTAACCCGGCGGGACGATTTCGACAACGACTGGGTGGAGATCCATTTCGACAGCTACCACGACAAGCGCACGGCTTTTTCTTTTACGCTGTCCTCCTCCGGCGGGCGGGGCGACGAGGCCATATCGAACGACGGCAACGACTGGGACTCCAGTTGGGACCCCGTATGGTACGGCGCGTCCACCATCGACGAAGAGGGATGGCTCGCCGAGATGCGCATACCCTTGAGCCAGTTGCGGTTCTCCGGCGAGGAGGGACAGGTATGGGGCCTGCAGGTACAGAGAAGGCTGTACCGCCGCCAGGAACGTTCCGGCTGGCAGCACATCCAACGGAATTCGCCGGGCTGGGTCAGCCTGTTCGGTGAGCTGCGCGGGCTCGAAGGGATCGAGTCTTCCCATCGGATCGAGATCCTGCCCTACGTGGTGGGCGACCTCAACCGGTTCCAGGCCGAAGCGCAGAACCCCTTCCGCGACGGCCAGCGCGCCGATGGTCGCATCGGACTGGACGGCAAGATCGGGCTCGCGGGAAACATCACCATGGACCTGGCCGTGAACCCCGACTTCGGCCAGGTCGAGGCGGACCCTTCGCGGGTCAACCTGTCGGCCTTCGAACTGTTCTTCGAAGAGCGGCGGCCCCTGTTCGTCGAAGGGAAGAACATCACCGAATTCCAGGTAGGCGGCGGCGGTCCATTCTGGAACGACCGGCTGTTCTACTCGCGGCGCATCGGACGGGCTCCCCAGCGCAGCCCGGACCTCTCCGACGGCCAGACCATGGACAAGCCCCGGAATACGCCTATACTCGCCGCCGCGAAGATCACCGGCAAGACACCGGGCGGCCTTTCCATCGGCATCGTGGACGCGGTGACCGCGGAAACCGCCGCCCGGATAGACACGAAGGGCGCGAGGAGCGAGGAGTCGGTGGAACCGCTGACTAATTATCTGATCGCGCGCCTGCAGCAGGACTTCAATGACGGGGGCACGTCACTGGGCACGATGCTCACGGCGACCAACCGGAACAACAACCGGGACCACTTCGATTTCCTCAACCGGGCGGCCTACACGGGCGGGATCGATTTCCGTCACCAGTGGAGCGACCGGACCTACTGGCTCAACGCGAGCCTGTCGTTCAGCCACATCCGCGGCGAACCGGAAGCGATTACCCGCGTGCAGCGCAATTCCGCGCGGTACTACCAGCGCCCCGACGCCGACTACGTGACCCTCGACTCCACGCTGACCGCCCTGAGCGGCCATGGCGGCAGCTTCAGCGTGGGCCGGTCGGGCAACAGCCCGTGGAACATAGGCATCGGCGGAACCTGGCGGTCGCCGGGCCTCGAATTGAACGACGTGGGATTCCTTCGCCAGGCCGATGTATTCATGCAGAACAGCTGGTTCGGTTACCGGTCGGAAAAACCGGGTTGGATCTTCCGCGAGTACAACCTGTTCCTGAACCAGTGGCAGGGCTTAACCTTCGGCGGGGATCGGAAGTTCCTGGGCGGCAACATCAACGGTGGCGGCCAGTTCAACAACTACTGGTGGGTGTGGTTCAATCTGAACTCGGAGATCGAAGGCCTGTCCACCACCGCCCTGCGCGGCGGACCGGCCCTCAAATCACCGGGCAACGTGGAATTCAACTTCGACGTCGACACCGATGGACGCAAGCCGCTCAGTTTCGGCATCGGCGGCGGCCAGAACCTGCGCCGCGACGACGCGGGAAGCTCGAGATGGTTATACCTGTCCATGCAGTACCGGCCGAGTAACGCCATGAATATCCGCATCAACCCGTTTTTCGACACCGCCCGGAACGAATTGCAGTACGTGTCCAATAAGAACTTCGGCGACGCGGACCAGGCCTCCCAGGCGGACCGCTACCTGCTGGGCCGCGTCGACCAGAAGACGCTGGGGATCGGTATCCGGCTCAACTACAGTATCACCAACAACATGTCTATCCAGTACTATGGCCAGCCCTTCGTATCGGCCGGCCACTACGACCGGTTCAAGCGGATAACGGACCCGCGGGCCGATCGGTACGCAGATCGTTTCGAACTGCTTTCTGACGGCCAACTGGCCTACGACGATGCAGACGAAGCTTACCGCGTGGATGAGAATATGGACGGCCGGACCGACTATTCCTTCGACGATCCCGACTTCAACTTCCTTCAGTTCCGATCGAACCTGGTATTGCGGTGGGAGTATACGCCGGGCTCGACGCTGTTCCTCGTGTGGCAGCAGCAGCGCAGCCGCTCGGGCGGCACGGGCGAGTTCGACGCGGGGCAGGACCTGAACGACCTGTTCGATACCTATCCCTCGAACATCTTCCTTTTGAAGTTCAACTACTGGTTCTCGCTCTAG
- a CDS encoding NCS2 family permease gives MNRIATFFRFDEHNTDWRTEATGGLTTFMAMAYIVAVNPAMLSEAIGQDLFGELLFATCASAAIGTLLMALLANYPFALAPGMGLNAFFTYTIVLGMGVDWRIALAVVLASGLLFLLLTVLRVREAIITAVPEPLKRATAAGIGLFIAFIGLRNAGIIVDDPVTLVDLGAVRSWPFVLTLVGLAGIGVMLARGIRGAILLGVAGVAILAMVIGVVPWPAGVLSLPAWPATLFGEAIVHLPYTLDTMFLHLVFAFLFVDLFDTMGTLVGLSERSGFLDRQGRLPRANRALLADSVGTVFGSVLGSSTVTTYIESATGISSGARTGFASLVVAFLFLGTLFVAPLVESIPVFATSPALIVTGVLMMAAAARVNWSDATEAVPVFLTLISIPLTFSIADGLAVGFVAYPVIKRLSGRGADVHPLVDVLALVFIARYVFME, from the coding sequence ATGAACCGTATCGCGACATTCTTCAGGTTCGACGAACACAACACGGACTGGCGGACCGAGGCCACCGGCGGCCTGACCACCTTCATGGCGATGGCCTACATCGTGGCGGTAAACCCCGCCATGCTGTCGGAGGCGATAGGCCAGGACTTGTTCGGAGAACTCCTGTTCGCCACGTGCGCGTCCGCCGCCATCGGCACGCTTTTGATGGCGCTGCTGGCGAACTACCCCTTCGCCCTCGCGCCCGGCATGGGGCTCAATGCCTTTTTCACCTATACCATCGTGCTGGGCATGGGGGTGGACTGGCGCATCGCGCTCGCCGTGGTGCTGGCGTCGGGTCTCCTTTTCCTGTTGTTGACCGTACTGCGCGTGAGGGAAGCCATCATCACGGCGGTGCCCGAACCCCTCAAGCGCGCGACGGCGGCCGGTATCGGGCTGTTCATCGCGTTCATCGGTCTCAGGAACGCCGGCATCATCGTGGACGATCCGGTCACCCTGGTCGACCTGGGGGCCGTGCGTTCCTGGCCGTTCGTGCTTACGCTCGTCGGTCTGGCGGGTATCGGCGTCATGCTCGCCCGGGGCATTCGCGGCGCGATCCTGCTGGGTGTCGCCGGGGTCGCCATCCTGGCCATGGTCATCGGTGTGGTGCCCTGGCCTGCGGGCGTGCTCAGCCTGCCCGCCTGGCCGGCAACCCTCTTCGGGGAGGCGATCGTCCACCTGCCGTATACCCTGGACACGATGTTTCTCCATCTCGTCTTCGCCTTCCTGTTCGTGGACCTGTTCGATACCATGGGCACGCTGGTCGGCCTCTCGGAACGTTCAGGTTTCCTGGACCGACAGGGCCGGCTGCCCCGGGCCAACCGCGCGCTGCTTGCGGACTCCGTCGGGACGGTTTTCGGCAGTGTGCTGGGCTCATCGACCGTGACCACCTACATCGAGAGCGCTACCGGCATATCTTCCGGGGCGCGGACGGGATTCGCCAGCCTGGTCGTCGCCTTCCTGTTCCTCGGCACGTTGTTCGTGGCGCCCCTGGTCGAATCCATACCGGTTTTCGCCACCTCGCCGGCCCTGATCGTAACGGGCGTGCTGATGATGGCCGCGGCGGCGCGGGTGAACTGGAGCGACGCGACAGAAGCGGTCCCCGTATTCCTGACGTTGATTTCGATACCATTGACGTTCAGCATCGCCGACGGGCTGGCCGTGGGTTTCGTCGCCTATCCGGTCATCAAGAGACTGAGCGGCAGAGGCGCGGACGTGCATCCGCTCGTCGACGTCCTGGCGCTTGTCTTTATCGCACGTTACGTTTTTATGGAGTGA
- a CDS encoding sulfatase-like hydrolase/transferase, which yields MPAGRPNVLFIMTDQMRADCMSGVDHPVVRTPHLDHLASEGVLFRRAYVQSAVCGPSRMCFYTGRYPHANRSPWNEVPLPADEKTMGHFFGEAGYRAALCGKTHYTPDPFGDPKAQPEQGFRRAALAGLETWELNESRGEGWLAHLRSKGYAEDVIADPFAVEMPADAGRGGPPFRDHSAYPTRFRREDSDTAFMTDRAMAFMDDAGDSPWFLHLSYFKPHLPIVAPYPYNALYDPADSPAPNRSPEELERPHPFHVPFRIERGGVAYDDEDVWRQRRATYYGLITEIDDHLGRLFGFMKDRGLWEDTLIVFTSDHGEYVGDHWMFEKELFYDEAYNVPFIVRDPRSCADATRGRVMDEFVESLDVLPTCLEVCGIGGPDGAGGWDGAGGSSEPGGSSAPGGSSAPGGSRATGGSSATGGSSAPGGSGMPPALQGRSLVPFLRGERPADWREAVFADWDFRFYWTPKKLGIPPEKCRGWMVRDDRFKYWHFNGMPDVLFDLERDPGELRNVAGDPRYADAVRDLRVRLLDWRMSNEDVSRVAWTYARRPGFGRDPFTA from the coding sequence ATGCCCGCCGGTCGACCGAACGTACTCTTCATCATGACCGACCAGATGCGGGCGGACTGCATGTCCGGCGTCGACCACCCCGTGGTCCGAACGCCCCACCTCGATCATCTCGCCTCCGAAGGCGTCCTCTTCCGGCGGGCCTACGTGCAGTCGGCGGTCTGCGGACCCAGCCGCATGTGCTTCTACACGGGCCGGTATCCTCACGCCAACCGGTCTCCCTGGAACGAAGTGCCCCTGCCCGCGGACGAGAAGACCATGGGCCACTTCTTTGGCGAGGCGGGTTACCGGGCGGCCCTCTGCGGCAAGACGCACTACACCCCCGATCCCTTCGGCGACCCGAAGGCGCAGCCCGAACAGGGGTTCCGCCGCGCGGCCCTGGCCGGCCTGGAAACCTGGGAATTGAACGAATCCAGGGGGGAGGGCTGGCTGGCCCATCTCAGGAGCAAGGGGTACGCCGAAGACGTCATCGCCGATCCTTTCGCGGTGGAAATGCCCGCGGACGCCGGCCGCGGAGGACCTCCCTTCCGGGACCATTCCGCCTACCCCACGCGTTTCCGCCGGGAGGACAGCGATACCGCCTTCATGACGGACCGGGCCATGGCCTTCATGGACGACGCCGGGGATTCGCCCTGGTTCCTGCACCTCTCCTACTTCAAGCCCCATCTGCCCATCGTGGCGCCTTATCCTTACAACGCGCTGTACGATCCCGCCGACTCCCCCGCCCCGAACCGGTCTCCGGAGGAACTGGAGCGTCCCCATCCCTTCCACGTCCCCTTCCGGATCGAACGGGGCGGCGTGGCCTACGACGACGAAGACGTGTGGCGGCAGCGAAGGGCGACCTACTACGGATTGATCACGGAGATCGACGACCACCTGGGCAGGCTGTTCGGTTTCATGAAGGACCGGGGTCTCTGGGAGGACACGCTGATCGTCTTCACCTCCGACCACGGCGAATACGTGGGCGACCACTGGATGTTCGAGAAGGAACTCTTCTACGACGAAGCATACAACGTGCCCTTCATCGTCCGCGATCCCCGGTCCTGCGCGGACGCCACGCGCGGGAGGGTGATGGACGAGTTCGTCGAGTCCCTGGACGTCCTGCCGACCTGCCTGGAGGTCTGTGGAATTGGCGGACCGGACGGCGCCGGTGGATGGGACGGTGCCGGCGGATCCAGCGAACCGGGCGGGTCCAGCGCACCTGGCGGATCCAGCGCACCGGGTGGGTCCAGAGCAACGGGCGGGTCCAGCGCAACGGGCGGATCCAGCGCACCGGGCGGATCGGGCATGCCGCCCGCTCTGCAGGGCCGGTCCCTCGTTCCCTTCCTGAGGGGCGAACGCCCGGCCGACTGGCGCGAAGCGGTCTTCGCGGACTGGGATTTCCGGTTCTACTGGACGCCGAAGAAGCTCGGCATCCCGCCGGAGAAGTGCCGGGGATGGATGGTACGGGACGATCGGTTCAAGTACTGGCATTTCAACGGCATGCCGGACGTGCTCTTCGACCTGGAAAGGGATCCCGGTGAACTTCGTAATGTGGCCGGAGATCCGCGTTATGCTGACGCGGTCCGGGACCTCCGTGTGAGACTGCTTGACTGGCGCATGTCCAACGAGGACGTGAGCCGGGTCGCGTGGACCTATGCGCGCCGCCCCGGATTCGGGCGCGATCCCTTCACGGCGTAG
- a CDS encoding mannonate dehydratase has product MLVGDGGHDYVIKAVRHFGGAGRIIYVHFRDVQGNVPCFNECFINEGNVDPYEVMRTLKEVGFTGFMITDHVPRFVDDTDWHHRGRAYAIGYMTAMLEMVNKRQPASA; this is encoded by the coding sequence ATGCTGGTCGGAGATGGGGGGCATGACTACGTGATCAAGGCCGTGCGGCACTTCGGCGGCGCCGGCAGGATCATATATGTCCATTTCCGTGACGTGCAGGGGAACGTGCCCTGTTTCAACGAGTGCTTCATCAACGAGGGTAACGTGGATCCCTACGAAGTCATGCGGACCCTGAAGGAAGTCGGGTTCACCGGGTTCATGATCACCGACCACGTGCCCCGTTTCGTGGACGACACCGACTGGCATCACCGGGGGCGCGCCTACGCCATCGGCTACATGACGGCCATGCTGGAGATGGTGAACAAGCGGCAGCCCGCTTCGGCCTAG